A single window of Caldimicrobium thiodismutans DNA harbors:
- a CDS encoding 4Fe-4S dicluster domain-containing protein, translated as MFKNFKDWLLGLKNEGTENIPDETRRDFLKIGLIITGVFAGGSLFSVVSRVAEGLASPEELHKKYPYKPHYTMVFKMDRCIDCELCMEACVKTNHVPDYGWRTMILRRHDETAVDQKTLFMPILCNHCNNPPCVRACPTKATIKDKQTGIVKMISYKCIGCKTCMVACPYNARYFNEEKHAVDKCDFCWESRLSKGEKLTACAAACPAGVRNFGDLSDPGSEVYQLVHQLAKPVWVLKPETGAKPNVFYTIS; from the coding sequence ATGTTCAAAAACTTTAAAGATTGGTTGCTGGGATTAAAGAATGAAGGAACAGAAAATATTCCTGATGAGACCAGAAGGGATTTTTTAAAGATAGGTTTAATTATAACCGGAGTTTTTGCAGGAGGGAGCCTTTTTTCTGTAGTTTCAAGAGTAGCAGAGGGATTGGCAAGTCCTGAAGAATTGCATAAGAAGTATCCTTATAAACCTCACTATACTATGGTTTTCAAGATGGATAGATGTATTGACTGTGAGCTATGTATGGAGGCCTGTGTGAAAACCAATCATGTTCCTGATTATGGTTGGAGAACTATGATCTTAAGAAGACATGATGAAACTGCAGTGGATCAAAAAACACTTTTTATGCCCATTCTTTGCAATCATTGTAATAATCCGCCTTGTGTAAGGGCATGTCCAACCAAAGCAACCATTAAGGATAAACAGACGGGAATTGTTAAGATGATCTCCTATAAGTGTATTGGATGTAAAACCTGTATGGTGGCCTGTCCTTATAATGCAAGGTATTTTAATGAGGAAAAACATGCAGTGGATAAATGTGATTTTTGCTGGGAATCCAGGCTTTCTAAAGGCGAAAAATTAACCGCCTGTGCAGCTGCCTGTCCAGCCGGGGTTAGAAACTTTGGTGATCTATCCGATCCGGGAAGTGAGGTTTATCAACTTGTGCATCAGTTAGCCAAACCTGTTTGGGTTTTAAAGCCTGAGACAGGGGCTAAGCCTAATGTCTTTTATACCATTAGCTAA
- the nrfD gene encoding NrfD/PsrC family molybdoenzyme membrane anchor subunit — MSAKKNPMIVEGEVAFSQTWMSSLFEFLSGTKAFYYIVGLSALILMIAAMFGVNAMYTGYRHVYGVTREIPWGILISGYVFFVVTSTGLCIVSSIGHVFGVKSFMPIAKRSVFLSVVTILAGFMVIFFDVENPFRMAIWNVFSPNPTSNIWWMGTLYGAYLVFMTIEFILLLLEQHRYAMLAGLLGLISGIAAHSNLGAVFGMLHGREFWYGPYMPIYFIASAAASGCTAIIFFTYLGYKITAERMDRAMELSLQAVGKIWALFLAVLMFFTTWKIITGLAAGEGKVLAIKELTTGKYALNFWFFEVLLGMVGPFLLLLISGFRNINQMFVASVLAFIGIFFMRVDLVVIGQIVSHYFEFNITDFPVILSYKPSIYEIMVIVGAIAFAIMAFLVGEKVFKGHKTEIH; from the coding sequence ATGAGTGCGAAAAAGAATCCTATGATTGTTGAAGGAGAAGTTGCCTTTTCACAAACTTGGATGTCAAGTTTATTTGAGTTTTTGTCAGGAACTAAAGCTTTTTACTACATTGTGGGTTTAAGTGCTTTGATTTTGATGATTGCTGCAATGTTTGGCGTAAATGCTATGTATACAGGATATAGACATGTTTATGGAGTAACAAGAGAAATTCCTTGGGGCATACTGATCTCTGGGTATGTATTTTTCGTGGTTACCTCAACAGGTTTATGTATTGTCTCCTCAATCGGCCATGTCTTTGGGGTAAAATCTTTTATGCCTATCGCTAAACGGTCTGTATTTCTATCTGTAGTTACTATTTTGGCTGGGTTTATGGTAATCTTTTTTGATGTTGAAAACCCCTTCAGAATGGCTATTTGGAATGTTTTTTCTCCTAATCCCACCTCAAATATATGGTGGATGGGAACCTTGTATGGAGCTTATTTGGTTTTTATGACTATAGAATTTATATTGCTTCTTCTCGAGCAACATAGATATGCTATGTTAGCAGGACTCCTTGGATTGATCTCAGGAATAGCAGCTCATAGTAATCTTGGAGCAGTTTTTGGTATGCTCCATGGAAGAGAATTTTGGTATGGTCCTTATATGCCTATTTATTTTATCGCCTCTGCTGCAGCTTCTGGGTGCACAGCCATAATTTTCTTTACCTATCTTGGTTATAAAATTACCGCTGAAAGAATGGACAGAGCTATGGAACTTTCTTTACAGGCTGTAGGTAAGATTTGGGCCCTTTTTCTGGCAGTGCTGATGTTTTTTACAACCTGGAAGATTATAACTGGTCTTGCGGCAGGAGAGGGAAAGGTTTTAGCTATCAAGGAGCTTACTACCGGTAAATATGCTCTTAATTTTTGGTTCTTTGAGGTGCTTCTCGGAATGGTTGGCCCATTCTTGTTACTTCTGATTTCAGGTTTTAGAAATATCAATCAGATGTTTGTAGCCTCTGTGCTTGCTTTTATCGGGATCTTTTTCATGCGGGTGGATCTCGTTGTTATTGGCCAGATTGTTTCACACTATTTTGAATTTAATATAACCGATTTTCCGGTAATTTTGTCTTATAAACCCAGTATATATGAGATTATGGTTATTGTTGGAGCTATTGCCTTTGCAATTATGGCCTTTCTGGTTGGGGAAAAGGTCTTTAAAGGGCATAAAACAGAAATTCATTAA
- the qmoC gene encoding quinone-interacting membrane-bound oxidoreductase complex subunit QmoC, which yields MSNAILKVDADLSAVKEIQGIGGDTVKRCYQCATCSSVCPLAPDEAPFPRKQMILAQWGFREKLLSDPNVWLCHQCGDCTKYCPRNARPGDVLASLRLLVTKELVPFKFMNTFYSNLWGLPILILIALAFILPVLFLTFGGVPDFSDPVSFPYNPELHYKIGFIDLPARVLMIDLIFLPLATFVVVLMANAVNKMWNTYLEYYKIPQAYRLGAVTIIKTYLGPALKEILAHSRFEKCDANSWRANPHKMLFYAFIILFITTGTVFILADILGMHTPWNPFTHPVKWLGNIGGILLLYGVISLISGRNRAVLENSLKTAYPDAFLLWLILFVGITGFGIEVVRMVPVFYNFSAFVYLAHLVCVFLLFLAIPYGKFSHLVFRTTAVVFDLYYKDTLKKQSS from the coding sequence ATGAGTAATGCTATTTTAAAAGTTGATGCGGATTTGTCCGCAGTTAAAGAAATTCAAGGTATAGGTGGAGATACGGTAAAGAGATGCTATCAGTGTGCAACCTGTTCAAGTGTATGCCCTCTGGCACCCGATGAGGCACCTTTTCCAAGAAAACAAATGATACTTGCCCAGTGGGGTTTTAGAGAAAAGCTTCTTTCTGATCCAAATGTATGGCTTTGCCATCAGTGTGGTGATTGCACCAAGTATTGTCCCAGAAATGCTCGGCCTGGTGATGTGCTTGCCTCTTTAAGGCTTCTTGTGACAAAGGAGCTTGTGCCTTTTAAGTTTATGAACACCTTTTATAGTAATCTTTGGGGGTTGCCTATTTTAATCTTAATTGCCCTGGCCTTTATTTTGCCAGTGCTCTTTCTTACTTTTGGAGGTGTTCCTGATTTTTCTGATCCCGTATCCTTTCCATATAATCCTGAGCTCCACTATAAAATAGGATTTATAGATTTACCAGCGAGAGTTTTGATGATTGATTTAATCTTTCTTCCATTAGCAACTTTTGTCGTAGTTCTTATGGCTAATGCGGTAAATAAGATGTGGAATACCTATCTTGAATATTACAAGATTCCTCAGGCTTATCGACTTGGTGCCGTTACTATAATTAAAACTTATCTTGGCCCAGCTTTGAAGGAGATCCTTGCCCATAGCAGATTTGAAAAGTGTGATGCTAATTCCTGGAGAGCCAATCCTCATAAAATGCTCTTTTATGCCTTTATTATCCTTTTCATTACTACAGGCACCGTATTTATCTTGGCGGATATCCTTGGGATGCATACTCCCTGGAATCCCTTTACCCATCCTGTTAAATGGCTTGGTAATATTGGTGGTATATTGCTTCTTTACGGAGTTATTTCTCTTATATCAGGGAGAAATAGAGCAGTGCTTGAGAATTCACTCAAGACGGCTTATCCAGATGCCTTTCTATTATGGCTCATTTTGTTTGTGGGTATTACTGGATTCGGAATTGAAGTTGTCAGAATGGTTCCAGTCTTTTATAACTTTTCAGCCTTTGTTTATTTGGCTCATCTTGTTTGTGTCTTCTTGCTCTTTTTAGCTATTCCATATGGAAAATTTTCTCATCTTGTTTTTAGAACAACAGCAGTTGTTTTTGATCTGTATTACAAAGATACATTGAAAAAACAATCTTCATAA
- a CDS encoding cytochrome c3 family protein yields MRKVKIFVGTLTLLLGVVSLAYVSEKKENPSKEAELLNQGVVYMESEEAGGPEIVYAKPVRGVLFSHKYHAKELGLSCESCHSGIFEMQALKSQENPDFNMEALYKGKYCGACHNGQSAFASNTKCANCHIGVKGMKEYIKKLAVSEKKK; encoded by the coding sequence ATGCGCAAAGTGAAAATATTCGTAGGAACACTCACACTTCTTTTAGGTGTGGTTAGTCTTGCCTATGTTTCGGAAAAAAAGGAAAATCCTTCAAAGGAGGCAGAACTCCTTAATCAGGGTGTAGTTTATATGGAAAGTGAAGAGGCAGGGGGTCCTGAAATAGTTTATGCCAAGCCTGTAAGGGGAGTCCTTTTCAGCCATAAATACCATGCAAAGGAACTGGGACTTTCCTGTGAGTCTTGCCATTCCGGTATCTTTGAAATGCAGGCCTTAAAATCTCAAGAAAATCCTGACTTTAATATGGAGGCTCTTTATAAAGGAAAATATTGTGGAGCCTGCCATAATGGTCAGTCTGCTTTTGCTTCAAATACCAAGTGTGCAAACTGTCATATCGGGGTAAAGGGAATGAAAGAATATATCAAAAAGCTTGCGGTGAGTGAAAAGAAAAAATAG
- a CDS encoding ATP-binding protein: MRLNVLFFIIFFFVFSFFITINLFFERSFQKESLDLSHKELGLLTQNLAEKLSFILNIVPQKYSSISNYLRSQGNVLKIDKEFISSFFVKDLENLSGLKVEFVYNYEKIKDKESFNVETDFSERKILYLLPFESNGQAILAQISISLDEIFQKNLKPIKLTPKGHAWLISKEGTLIYHPTQPGMIGNNIYSNNPICFKCHKSFEAEKMILKESIKSGYHYYYSPEKLDKVIYYAKVPVFDQEWILCVSIPYDELQSAINKSMKLHSLIVISIFLSMIILGTLFYYINTKRIAAEEKLKFYALLEGIIESTQSKIVVMDKTYKIVLANTPYANLLKRPKEEILGINFFEICPQQIEMYRVTLKELINRSFNGEYSELMGYPLKENGEIKYYHITVNPLKEGTEITGAVLTCDDITEEVALREQIKEYANQLEKLVAKRTEELQAEKEKLSIIMETVNSGICLIDEEGTITWMNSKMEDILELYKYKQFSDKINICELFSKIGDCLNALASTQFVQEILVQGQRKIFQVQITPVRTAEDKTNYICLIQDITDLKLMEERIMQSEKLQALARISAGLAHEIGNPLTSISSYVQVLKEMDLGDFANQALEIISKHILRISEIIRNISSFAKPSKGEVFPVKINEVLEGSLALVRFDKRMKDIKVNLNLKEVSEVLVDPNQLSQVFINIILNAADAMPEGGDLTIETKEEDGYVLVSFTDTGIGISPENLPHIFDPFFTTKEKGTGFGLSVSYSIVKNFGGDILVKSQIGQGSTFTVKLPVYSSQGVSA; the protein is encoded by the coding sequence ATGCGTCTTAATGTGCTTTTTTTTATTATTTTTTTCTTTGTATTTTCTTTTTTTATAACCATTAATCTTTTTTTTGAGAGGTCCTTTCAAAAGGAGTCTTTAGACCTAAGTCATAAAGAATTAGGCCTATTAACTCAAAATCTAGCAGAAAAACTTTCATTTATTCTTAATATTGTGCCTCAAAAATATAGTTCAATTTCAAATTATTTAAGAAGTCAAGGGAATGTTTTAAAAATTGATAAAGAATTTATTTCCTCTTTTTTTGTAAAAGATTTAGAGAATTTATCCGGACTTAAAGTAGAATTTGTGTATAATTATGAAAAGATCAAAGATAAGGAAAGTTTTAATGTTGAAACGGATTTTTCTGAAAGAAAGATACTTTATCTTCTTCCTTTTGAATCTAACGGACAGGCAATCTTGGCACAAATTTCCATTAGTTTAGATGAAATATTTCAAAAAAACCTAAAACCCATTAAACTTACCCCCAAGGGACATGCCTGGTTAATATCTAAAGAGGGAACCCTGATTTATCATCCTACTCAACCCGGTATGATTGGGAATAATATTTATTCAAATAATCCAATCTGTTTTAAATGTCATAAGAGCTTTGAAGCAGAAAAGATGATTCTTAAAGAGTCTATTAAAAGTGGATACCACTATTATTATTCCCCTGAAAAATTAGACAAAGTAATTTATTATGCAAAGGTCCCTGTTTTTGATCAGGAATGGATCCTTTGCGTTAGTATCCCTTATGATGAATTACAGTCAGCTATAAATAAAAGTATGAAGCTACATTCTTTAATAGTTATATCTATTTTTTTATCTATGATAATTCTGGGAACCCTCTTTTATTATATTAATACAAAGCGTATTGCAGCTGAGGAGAAATTGAAATTTTATGCATTATTAGAGGGTATTATTGAGAGTACTCAATCCAAAATTGTAGTTATGGATAAGACTTATAAAATAGTTTTAGCTAATACTCCTTATGCTAATTTATTGAAAAGACCTAAAGAGGAGATTTTAGGAATAAACTTTTTTGAAATATGTCCTCAACAAATAGAGATGTATAGAGTAACATTAAAAGAATTAATTAATAGATCTTTTAATGGTGAATATAGTGAATTAATGGGATATCCTTTAAAGGAAAATGGAGAAATTAAGTATTATCACATAACAGTAAATCCTCTTAAAGAGGGGACTGAGATTACGGGAGCAGTGCTTACCTGTGATGATATAACTGAGGAGGTAGCTTTACGGGAACAAATTAAAGAATATGCTAATCAACTTGAAAAATTAGTAGCTAAAAGGACAGAGGAATTACAAGCAGAAAAGGAAAAACTTTCTATTATTATGGAAACAGTTAATTCAGGTATTTGTTTAATTGACGAAGAGGGAACAATTACATGGATGAATTCAAAAATGGAGGACATTCTTGAATTATATAAATATAAACAATTTTCAGACAAAATTAATATTTGTGAATTATTTAGTAAGATTGGAGATTGTTTAAATGCCCTTGCCTCTACCCAATTTGTTCAGGAGATTTTAGTTCAAGGACAACGAAAGATTTTTCAGGTTCAGATAACCCCTGTTAGAACAGCAGAGGACAAAACAAATTATATTTGTCTGATTCAGGATATAACTGACCTTAAATTAATGGAAGAGCGAATCATGCAATCGGAAAAACTTCAGGCCTTGGCAAGAATTTCGGCTGGCTTAGCTCATGAGATAGGCAATCCTCTTACTTCTATTTCTTCTTATGTTCAAGTTCTTAAAGAGATGGATTTAGGAGATTTTGCCAATCAAGCCTTAGAAATTATCTCCAAGCATATTTTGAGGATTTCTGAAATAATAAGAAATATTTCAAGTTTTGCTAAACCCTCTAAAGGAGAGGTATTTCCTGTTAAGATTAACGAAGTGCTCGAGGGAAGTCTTGCTCTTGTAAGATTTGATAAAAGAATGAAGGATATTAAGGTAAACTTGAACCTAAAGGAGGTTTCTGAGGTTTTGGTGGATCCAAATCAGCTTTCTCAAGTTTTTATTAATATCATTTTAAATGCAGCCGATGCCATGCCTGAGGGCGGAGACCTGACTATTGAGACTAAAGAAGAAGATGGTTATGTATTAGTTAGTTTTACTGATACTGGAATTGGCATTTCACCAGAAAATCTTCCTCATATATTTGATCCTTTTTTTACCACTAAGGAAAAGGGGACAGGGTTTGGTTTGTCTGTTTCTTATAGCATTGTCAAAAATTTTGGAGGAGACATTTTGGTTAAAAGCCAGATAGGTCAGGGCTCTACTTTTACAGTAAAACTACCTGTATATTCTTCACAAGGGGTGAGTGCTTGA
- a CDS encoding cytochrome c3 family protein: protein MGNGGIVSSIKAFIQGRPLLTLLILVGLLVAFVYINVEVLHFTSNPQFCAKCHPKEGTGPLAEVYTWGKNIHSQNNVACLDCHGEPGFFNYMQAKLKGLKDTFNFAFKGQKHMLEILHKAFNDPVYASKVVSMESCLFCHTDYYNQKIRASRMMTLAGITFRTLDTVKNPAFRTSKNMIDIMTDPVRRNPDIDPKHASHIKAGINCVFCHRRVAHGGEFINLASANICEGETVCSNCHIKNKETIQMRDIILSKAGNPAKFSHNFHVQMFECNTCHPSLFKMKAGTSNITFDTHKKDQYCFMCHGEGKSANFNCETCHQGG, encoded by the coding sequence ATGGGGAATGGAGGAATTGTATCTTCAATCAAGGCCTTTATTCAAGGAAGGCCTCTTTTGACTTTATTAATTCTGGTTGGTCTTCTGGTCGCCTTTGTTTACATTAATGTAGAAGTTCTACACTTTACCAGTAACCCACAGTTTTGCGCTAAGTGTCACCCCAAGGAAGGCACAGGACCTTTAGCTGAGGTCTATACTTGGGGTAAAAACATTCACTCCCAAAATAATGTGGCCTGTCTTGACTGCCACGGGGAACCAGGATTTTTTAATTATATGCAGGCTAAATTGAAGGGTTTAAAAGATACCTTCAATTTTGCCTTCAAGGGTCAAAAGCACATGCTTGAGATTCTTCATAAAGCCTTTAATGATCCAGTATATGCCTCAAAAGTGGTTTCTATGGAGTCCTGTCTTTTCTGTCATACCGATTATTACAATCAGAAAATACGCGCAAGCAGGATGATGACTTTAGCAGGGATTACCTTTAGAACCCTTGATACTGTTAAAAATCCTGCTTTTAGAACCTCTAAAAACATGATAGATATCATGACTGATCCTGTGAGGCGAAATCCTGATATAGATCCAAAGCATGCCTCTCATATAAAAGCTGGCATCAACTGTGTCTTCTGTCATAGAAGGGTAGCCCATGGAGGGGAATTTATAAATCTTGCTTCAGCCAATATCTGTGAGGGAGAAACAGTTTGTTCAAATTGCCATATAAAAAACAAAGAAACTATTCAGATGAGGGATATAATCCTTTCAAAGGCTGGAAATCCTGCCAAATTTTCCCACAACTTCCATGTGCAGATGTTTGAATGTAATACCTGTCATCCCTCTCTTTTTAAGATGAAGGCTGGCACAAGCAATATCACCTTTGATACTCACAAAAAAGATCAGTATTGTTTCATGTGTCATGGAGAGGGAAAATCAGCTAATTTTAACTGTGAAACCTGCCACCAGGGTGGTTAA
- a CDS encoding sigma-54-dependent transcriptional regulator — MEKPSILLVDDEEDILSVLKFVLEKEGYQVATAPSGEEALKLMDKNYFDIVLSDLRMPGIDGIQLLERVKELSPSTDVVIMTAYASIDSAVTAIKKGASDYIVKPFINEDVKMRLKRILEHKSLQKEVEALRYQLSQRLKGDIFWGTSPQMQEIMRLLERVIPTKSTILILGESGTGKGVLAEFIHNNSPRQDKPFISINCSAIPENLLESELFGYKKGAFTGAITDKKGLIELANGGTLFLDEIGDMPLNLQAKILKFLETGEFIPLGDTTKKQVDVRILAATNKNLEELIKEGKFREDLYFRLNVIEIKIPPLRERREDIPALVYFFIDKLTKEHNKKVKGITNEALSFLINYDWPGNVRELKNVIERAVILATGEFITANELPERIKGNRGLEFPAKTLKESLEEFEKNIILNTLKQVNYNKEQTAKILGIDLATLYRKLKKYQIEEI, encoded by the coding sequence ATGGAAAAACCGAGTATACTACTTGTGGATGATGAAGAAGACATCTTAAGTGTTCTTAAGTTTGTTCTTGAAAAAGAGGGATATCAAGTGGCAACAGCCCCGAGTGGTGAGGAGGCCCTTAAACTTATGGATAAAAATTATTTTGATATTGTGCTTTCTGATTTGAGGATGCCTGGTATAGATGGAATTCAGCTTCTTGAAAGGGTAAAAGAGTTAAGCCCATCAACTGATGTTGTGATCATGACTGCTTATGCAAGTATTGATTCAGCTGTAACAGCTATAAAGAAGGGGGCATCAGATTATATTGTTAAGCCCTTTATTAATGAAGATGTTAAAATGCGCTTGAAAAGAATCCTTGAACACAAGAGTCTTCAAAAAGAGGTTGAGGCCTTAAGGTATCAGTTGAGTCAGAGGTTAAAAGGAGATATCTTTTGGGGAACCTCTCCCCAGATGCAGGAAATAATGAGACTATTAGAACGAGTAATTCCCACTAAAAGCACAATCCTCATTTTAGGGGAATCTGGGACAGGAAAAGGAGTTTTAGCTGAATTTATTCATAATAACAGTCCTCGCCAAGATAAACCCTTTATTAGTATTAATTGTTCCGCCATACCAGAGAATCTTCTTGAATCTGAACTATTTGGATACAAAAAAGGAGCCTTCACAGGAGCTATAACTGATAAAAAGGGACTTATTGAACTTGCTAATGGGGGAACGCTTTTCCTTGATGAAATAGGAGATATGCCATTAAATCTGCAGGCCAAGATACTTAAATTTTTAGAAACTGGTGAATTTATTCCTCTTGGAGACACCACTAAAAAACAGGTTGATGTAAGAATTCTTGCTGCAACCAATAAAAACCTTGAAGAGCTGATTAAAGAAGGAAAATTTAGAGAAGATTTGTATTTCCGTTTGAATGTAATAGAAATAAAGATTCCCCCTCTTAGGGAACGGCGGGAAGATATTCCTGCTTTGGTTTACTTTTTTATTGATAAGTTAACTAAGGAACATAATAAAAAAGTTAAGGGAATAACTAATGAAGCCCTTTCTTTTTTAATTAATTATGACTGGCCCGGCAATGTTAGGGAGCTAAAAAATGTTATCGAACGGGCTGTTATTTTAGCAACTGGCGAGTTTATAACTGCTAATGAGCTTCCAGAAAGAATTAAGGGAAATAGAGGGTTAGAATTTCCAGCCAAAACCCTGAAAGAATCTTTGGAGGAATTCGAAAAAAATATAATTCTCAATACCCTTAAACAGGTAAATTACAATAAAGAACAGACAGCTAAGATTTTGGGAATTGATTTAGCAACTCTTTACAGAAAACTAAAAAAGTATCAGATTGAAGAAATCTAA
- a CDS encoding FAD-dependent oxidoreductase, with protein MDKIGVFICRSCGIAERLNIEELEAKAREQGVNSVYSAEFLCSKEGKEFINSKIEADGLDAVSICACSFRVNYDVFNFGKVAVDRVSLREGVVWSRFPMGDSGEILDDSTEIASGVSFKDELMALAKDYINMSIAKLRSYKLPEPFKPEEELSKTILVIGGGVAGLTASLECAKAGYDVILVEKEKELGGFAAKMKSHCETKPPYKNLVEPVVKSLISEVESNDLIKVYKSATVTNINGGPGLYNVKIKQGGKEEEVRIGAIVLAAGFKPYDPTKLAHLGYGEVPNVMTNVEFEKMAAEGKLVRPSDGAPIKSILFIQCAGQRDENHLAYCSSFCCLASLKQAKYIREADSEAKAYIVYEYMRTMGIYENFYKTLQDDPGVFLTKGEVVSVSKGENGKVKVVVDNTLLGEKVELEVDAVVLATGMVPVTADEAVLNLEYRQGPALPELELFYGYADSNYICFPYETRRTGIYAAGAVHQPMTIDQAIEDARGAALKAIQCLTAIEVGHAVHPRTWDFAYPEWDLKMCTQCKRCTEECPFGALNEDEKAFPIPFITRCRRCGTCFGACPQRIINFKDYSIDMIGSMIKATEMPEQGYEQYRFMAFVCENDAYPALDMLAYKRMNLPVYFRVIPVRCLGAVNVSFIKDAMSKGYDGIILLGCKYGENYQCHFIKGSELANRRMENVQETLQQLALEMERVSIDTVAIDEIEKLAEKTKEFAETIKGYGENPFKGW; from the coding sequence ATGGATAAAATTGGTGTCTTTATATGTAGGAGTTGTGGAATTGCTGAAAGATTAAATATAGAGGAATTGGAAGCAAAAGCAAGGGAACAGGGTGTAAATTCTGTATATAGTGCCGAATTTTTATGTTCTAAAGAGGGCAAGGAATTTATAAATTCTAAAATAGAGGCAGATGGGCTTGATGCAGTTTCCATATGTGCTTGTTCTTTCAGAGTTAACTATGATGTATTTAATTTTGGTAAAGTAGCAGTTGATAGAGTTAGTTTGAGAGAAGGAGTTGTCTGGAGCAGGTTTCCAATGGGAGATAGTGGAGAGATTCTTGATGATTCAACTGAGATAGCAAGTGGAGTCTCCTTTAAAGATGAGCTTATGGCTTTGGCTAAGGATTATATTAATATGAGTATAGCTAAACTAAGATCCTATAAGCTTCCAGAACCTTTCAAACCAGAAGAAGAACTTTCTAAAACCATTCTTGTTATAGGTGGAGGAGTAGCCGGTCTTACTGCTTCTCTTGAATGTGCAAAAGCTGGGTATGATGTTATTCTCGTAGAAAAGGAAAAGGAGCTTGGTGGTTTTGCTGCTAAGATGAAGTCTCATTGCGAGACAAAACCCCCTTATAAGAATCTTGTTGAACCAGTGGTAAAGAGTTTAATTTCTGAGGTTGAAAGCAATGACCTGATTAAAGTATACAAGAGTGCAACAGTTACAAATATTAACGGCGGGCCAGGTCTTTATAATGTCAAAATAAAGCAGGGAGGGAAGGAAGAAGAGGTTCGGATTGGTGCAATTGTTCTTGCTGCAGGATTTAAACCCTATGATCCTACCAAGTTAGCCCATTTAGGGTATGGAGAAGTCCCAAATGTGATGACTAATGTGGAATTTGAGAAGATGGCTGCAGAGGGGAAGCTTGTCAGACCATCAGATGGAGCTCCTATTAAGAGTATTCTATTTATTCAATGCGCAGGACAAAGGGATGAAAATCATCTTGCCTATTGTTCAAGTTTTTGCTGTCTTGCCAGCCTTAAACAGGCCAAGTATATAAGGGAAGCGGATTCTGAGGCTAAAGCATATATTGTTTACGAATATATGAGAACTATGGGAATTTATGAAAACTTTTATAAAACACTACAGGATGATCCAGGGGTTTTTTTGACTAAGGGTGAGGTTGTAAGTGTAAGTAAAGGAGAAAATGGTAAGGTTAAGGTGGTTGTAGATAATACTTTGCTTGGTGAAAAGGTGGAGCTTGAAGTGGATGCGGTAGTCTTAGCAACGGGTATGGTTCCGGTAACAGCTGATGAGGCGGTTCTCAATCTGGAATATAGGCAAGGTCCAGCTCTTCCTGAGCTTGAACTTTTTTATGGTTATGCAGACTCTAATTATATCTGTTTCCCCTATGAGACAAGGAGAACAGGTATTTATGCTGCAGGTGCGGTGCATCAACCTATGACCATTGACCAAGCTATTGAAGATGCCCGAGGAGCTGCTTTAAAGGCTATACAGTGTCTCACTGCCATAGAGGTTGGACATGCGGTGCATCCAAGAACCTGGGATTTTGCCTATCCTGAGTGGGACTTAAAGATGTGCACCCAGTGTAAGAGATGCACTGAAGAGTGTCCCTTTGGAGCCCTGAATGAAGATGAAAAGGCATTTCCTATACCTTTTATTACCCGCTGTAGAAGATGTGGCACCTGTTTTGGGGCCTGTCCACAGAGAATTATTAACTTCAAAGATTACTCTATAGACATGATTGGAAGTATGATTAAAGCAACGGAGATGCCTGAGCAGGGATATGAACAATACAGGTTTATGGCCTTTGTCTGTGAGAATGATGCTTATCCTGCACTTGATATGTTAGCTTATAAGAGAATGAATCTTCCTGTTTACTTTAGAGTTATTCCTGTTAGATGCCTTGGAGCAGTAAATGTATCCTTTATCAAGGATGCTATGAGTAAGGGCTATGACGGTATCATACTTCTTGGCTGTAAGTATGGTGAAAACTATCAATGCCACTTTATTAAGGGAAGTGAACTTGCCAATCGTAGAATGGAAAATGTTCAAGAAACTTTACAACAACTTGCTCTTGAAATGGAAAGAGTTTCTATTGATACAGTAGCCATAGATGAGATTGAAAAGCTTGCTGAGAAAACGAAAGAATTTGCAGAGACCATAAAAGGCTATGGTGAAAATCCATTTAAAGGCTGGTAA